A window of the Hordeum vulgare subsp. vulgare chromosome 5H, MorexV3_pseudomolecules_assembly, whole genome shotgun sequence genome harbors these coding sequences:
- the LOC123397042 gene encoding zinc finger MYM-type protein 1-like, producing the protein MASKPEADCQTPVTVARGRSQRQITGHGRRCSRRKGQQFTTSSSSRGLASVLIRRGIREVKSSIIASRLIEGKSILTSHRYLIAQGLSFRGHDESSTSLNKGNFLEMIDWLKDSNEDVRVAFDSGGNNCKMTSREIQKDLARCCAQEVTEVIMGELGDKKFSILIDESRDISVKEQMAVMLRYVNEGKVMERFICLHHIIDTTSEALKLALLKILDHYNLSISRLRGQGYDGASNMRGEFNGLQRKILDENPHAFYIHCFAHRLQLVVVAVASSSCSYIHDFFEYVSLIVTATTSSCKKMEMLVEESHKDILKRLERGEISTGRGLHQQTSLARPGDTRWGLHHKTLLRLDQMWACVIKVLSTVDANGRNPSHAAGCIEKMECFKFALVLKLMMKLFAITNELSQLLQRKDTNVVLALELIHDVKLRLATMRDSGWESLKDEVQQFCNSKGIPVPNMDDEIPVRGRSRKEGRTITNLHYYRAEIFYVVIDKICVEMNHRFGDSNQEVIACFSCLDPKNSFSKFDVEKLSRLAEIYCADFSNSDRAVLRDQLETYVLHLRNHVAFSTCKDVESLARKMVETEKQLVFPLVYKLIELALLLPVSTASVERAFLAMKIITSKLRSTINDDWFNHLMICYTEREIFKSLDDDVITRRFQAMKARKGILPRHH; encoded by the exons ATGGCTAGCAAGCCTG AGGCAGATTGCCAGACGCCAGTCACAGTGGCTAGAGGCAGATCGCAGAGGCAGATCACCGGGCACGGGCGCCGCTGCTCCCGGCGGAAAGGACAGCAATTCACAACATCTTCGAGCAGCCGTGGCCTGGCTTCTGTTCTAATCAGGAGAGGAATTCGG GAAGTTAAGAGTTCTATCATCGCAAGCAGATTGATTGAAGGCAAATCGATCCTCACTTCTCATAG ATACCTCATAGCACAAGGTTTGTCATTCCGTGGCCATGATGAATCTTCTACTTCATTGAACAAGGGGAACTTTCTAGAGATGATAGATTGGTTAAAGGATAGCAATGAAGATGTAAGAGTTGCTTTTGATAGTGGTGGAAATAATTGCAAGATGACTTCCAGAGAAATACAAAAGGACCTTGCAAGGTGTTGTGCACAAGAAGTCACTGAAGTGATTATGGGGGAGCTTGgtgataaaaagttctccattctTATTGATGAGTCACGCGATATATCTGTTAAAGAACAGATGGCAGTAATGTTGAG GTATGTGAACGAAGGGAAGGTTATGGAACGATTTATTTGTCTACACCACATCATAGATACAACATCCGAGGCACTAAAGTTAGCTCTTCTAAAGATTCTTGACCATTACAATTTATCAATTTCAAGGCTGCGAGGGCAAGGATATGACGGTGCTTCGAACATGAGAGGTGAATTCAATGGTTTGCAAAGAAAAATTCTAGATGAAAATCCTCATGCTTTCTACATCCATTGCTTTGCCCATCGTTTGCAGTTGGTTGTGGTTGCCGTTGCTAGTTCCTCTTGCTCATATATTCACGATTTTTTTGAGTATGTATCACTGATTGTAACCGCAACAACTTCATCTTGCAAGAAGATGGaaatgttggtggaagaatctcaCAAAGATATTTTGAAAAGGCTCGAGAGGGGTGAAATATCTACAGGAAGGGGCTTGCATCAACAGACTAGTCTGGCTAGACCTGGAGATactagatggggtttacatcataaaACATTGCTTCGGTTGGACCAAATGTGGGCCTGTGTGATAAAAGTTCTTAGCACGGTTGATGCAAATGGGCGTAATCCGAGCCATGCCGCCGGTTGCATAGAAAAGATGGAGTGCTTCAAATTTGCTCTTGTTTTGAAGCTTATGATGAAGTTGTTTGCTATAACAAATGAGCTTTCACAACTCTTGCAAAGAAAGGATACAAATGTTGTGCTTGCCCTGGAATTAATTCATGATGTTAAACTCCGCTTGGCTACCATGAGAGATAGTGGTTGGGAGAGTCTCAAGGACGAGGTCCAACAATTTTGCAATTCCAAAGGTATTCCAGTTCCTAATATGGATGATGAAATACCAGTTCGTGGTCGCTCGAGAAAAGAGGGAAGGACTATCACCAATCTTCATTATTATCGGGCCGAGATTTTCTATGTCGTTATTGACAAAATATGTGTTGAGATGAATCATCGCTTCGGTGACTCAAATCAAGAGGTAATTGCATGTTTCTCGTGTCTTGATCCCAAGAATTCTTTCTCCAAGTTTGATGTGGAGAAGCTATCACGGCTTGCTGAAATATATTGTGCAGATTTCTCAAATAGTGACCGTGCAGTATTGAGGGACCAACTTGAGACTTATGTTCTTCATTTGAGAAACCATGTTGCATTTTCTACTTGCAAAGATGTTGAAAGTTTGGCTAGAAAAATGGTTGAAACAGAGAAACAATTGGTCTTTCCATTGGTTTACAAACTCATTGAGTTAGCTTTGCTACTGCCAGTGTCAACGGCGTCTGTTGAGAGAGCTTTCTTGGCAATGAAAATTATCACGTCTAAATTGCGTAGCACGATCAATGATGATTGGTTTAATCACTTGATGATATGCTACACCGAACGTGAAATATTTAAATCACTCGATGATGATGTTATTACTCGAAGGTTTCAGGCTATGAAGGCTCGAAAAGGAATTTTACCGAGGCATCATTAG
- the LOC123400110 gene encoding transcription initiation factor IIB, translating into MSDTYCPDCKKHTEVAFDHSAGDTVCTECGLVLEAHSVDETSEWRTFANESNDNDPVRVGGPSNPLLTDGGLSTVIAKPNGAHGDFLSSSLGRWQNRGSNPDRSLILAFRTIANMADRLGLVATIKDRANEIYKKVEDLKSIRGRNQDAILAACLYIACRQEDRPRTVKEICSVANGATKKEIGRAKEFIVKQLEVEMGQSMEMGTIHAGDFLRRFCSTLGMNNTAVKAAQEAVQRSEELDIRRSPISIAAAVIYMITQLSEDKKPLKDISLATGVAEGTIRNSYKDLYPYAARLIPNSYAKEEDLKNLCTP; encoded by the exons ATGAGCGACACGTACTGCCCGGACTGCAAGAAGCACACGGAGGTGGCCTTCGACCACTCGGCGGGGGACACGGTGTGCACCGAGTGCGGCCTCGTCCTCGAGGCGCACTCCGTCGACGAGACCTCCGAGTGGCGGACCTTCGCCAACGAGTCCAACGACAACGACCCCGTCCGTGTCGGCGGGCCCTCCAACCCGCTCCTCACCGACGGGGGCCTCTCCACCGTCATCGCCAAGCCCAACGGCGCCCACGGcgacttcctctcctcctccctcggcCGCTGGCAGAACCGGGGGTCCAACCCCGACCGCTCCCTCATCCTCGCCTTCCGCACCATCGCAAACATGGCAGACAg GCTGGGTCTTGTGGCTACTATTAAG GACCGAGCCAATGAAATCTATAAGAAGGTGGAAGATCTCAAGTCTATCAGGGGTAGAAATCAAGATGCTATATTAGCTGCTTGTCTTTATATTGCTTGTAGACAAGAAGATCGTCCTAGGACTGTAAAAG AAATTTGCTCAGTTGCCAATGGAGCAACAAAGAAAGAGATTGGTCGAGCAAAAGAGTTCATCGTGAAACAGCTGGAAGTTGAAATGGGCCAATCTATGGAGATGGGAACCATCCATGCTGGAGATTTCCTG AGGCGTTTCTGCTCAACTCTTGGTATGAACAATACTGCTGTTAAAGCAGCTCAGGAGGCAGTTCAGCGCTCAGAGGAGCTTGATATAAG GAGGAGCCCTATTTCAATTGCGGCTGCTGTCATTTATATGATAACCCAGCTTTCAGAGGACAAAAAGCCGCTTAAAG ATATCTCCTTGGCCACCGGAGTGGCAGAAGGCACCATCAGGAATTCGTACAAGGACCTGTACCCCTACGCTGCGAGGCTCATCCCGAACTCGTACGCCAAGGAGGAAGACCTGAAGAACCTGTGCACACCATAG
- the LOC123400109 gene encoding ER lumen protein-retaining receptor erd-2.2-like produces MRASKRPLGVVTAWVRRQPPKVKAFLAVVTGMAALVFIRFIVHDHDNLFVAAEAVHALGIAVLIYKLTKERTCAGLSLKTQDLTALFLAVRLYCSFVMEYDIHTVLDTATLVATLFVIYMIRFKLRSTYMVDKDNFALYYVVIPCAVLAILVHPSTSHNIANRFSWAFCVYLEAVSVLPQLRLMQNTKIVEPFTAHYVFALGVARFLSCAHWVLQVLDTRGRLLTALGYGLWPSMVLLSEIVQTFILADFCYYYVKSLVGGQLVLRLPSGVV; encoded by the exons ATGAGGGCGTCGAAGCGGCCGCTCGGCGTGGTGACGGCGTGGGTGCGGCGCCAGCCGCCCAAGGTCAAGGCCTTCCTCGCCGTGGTCACCGGCATGGCCGCGCTCGTCTTCATCCGCTTCATCGTCCACGACCACGACAACCTCTTCGTCGCCGCCGAGGCCGTGCACGCGCTCGGCATCGCCGTGCTCATCTACAAGCTCACCAAGGAGAGGACCTGCGCCG GACTATCCCTTAAGACTCAGGATTTGACTGCATTGTTTCTAGCTGTTAGACTATACTGCAGCTTTGTCATGGAATATGACATCCATACCGTGTTGGATACTGCTACACTAGTGGCTACTCTTTTTGTTATTTACATGATTCGGTTCAAACTTAGGTCAACTTATATGGTGGACAAGGACAACTTTGCATTGTACTATGTG GTGATACCTTGTGCTGTGTTGGCGATACTTGTTCATCCTTCAACATCTCACAACATCGCAAACCGGTTTAGCTGGGCGTTCTGTGTTTACCTGGAAGCTGTCTCAGTGCTTCCACAACTGCGTTTGATGCAAAATACCAAG ATTGTGGAACCGTTCACAGCTCACTATGTATTTGCGCTGGGGGTTGCGAGGTTTCTTAGCTGcgcccactgggttctccag GTTTTGGACACTCGTGGGCGTCTGTTGACTGCGCTGGGCTACGGGTTGTGGCCATCCATGGTTCTCCTATCAGAAATCGTGCAGACCTTCATCCTCGCAGATTTCTGCTACTACTATGTGAAGAG CCTCGTCGGCGGGCAGCTGGTGCTACGGCTACCCTCCGGGGTGGTGTAG